The sequence AGCTGCTTTTTCTTCGTCTACTTCTACGACCAGCTTGGTTGTGGATGTTCCTGAGACTGTTACGTCACTCACACCTGCAATGGTTTGAAGCTGTGGTGCAAGACTATCCGTAACATCATCTTGTAACGCTGTTAATTCATCATCTGCAAAGGCAATCTGATAGATAGGCTTTGCACTGGCTGATAACCGTTTATACGTAAGAGTGGCATCTTCAGGCAGCGAAAGCTTACTGATGGCTGATTGAATGTCACGTTCCCGTTCATCCATGTCTTCATCAAAGTCATAGCTTACTTGAATCATGGCACTGTTTGCCCCTGTTGTACTCGTTAATTCTTCATATGGGGCCAGTTGTTCAACCGCTTCCTCGATTGGCAGTGTGATATCCTGCTCCACTTCTTCCGAGGAATGGTTCGGATAACCCACCTGTATCATAAGGGTTGGAACCTCCACGTCAGGGTAGGTTTCCAACTTAATCGTATTTGTTGATAGTAAACCAGCTGCTACCACCAGGATCGTTAACACAAGGATGGCAACACTATTTTTCAAGCTGAAATCAATCCATTTTTTCATCTTCCGCATGTCCCCTTTCGATTATGATTTCACTATAAAAGAGAAATGTGCCCTGAATATGACCAAGAAACATAAAAAAAAGGCAGACTCTATAGAAGAGTTTGCCGTTATTTCGGGAGAACGATATGAATAGAAGTTCCTGCTCCAACTTCACTTTCAATGGAGATTTCACCTTCATGAAGGTCAATGATTTTCTTGACAATGGCCAGCCCTAATCCACTGCCCTGTCCTGAAGGGACCCTTGCTTTGTCCACCTTGTAAAACCGGTCAAAAATAGACGGAAGATCCTTTTCAGGAATCCCCATCCCCGTGTCCGAAAAAACAACGTGGATTTTGTTTTGCATCTCCCTTACCACTACTTTAATTTCGCCACAGAGATTGGAATATTTGATACTGTTGGTTAGTAAATTATGCCATACCTGCTCTAATTGCAATCGGTCTGCTGTGATCTCTGCTTTTTCAACCTTCTCTAAATCCAACTCAAGTTTTTTTTCAAGCCATTGGGGCTGATGGCTTAAAAAAACGTGCCTGATTTGTTGATCGAGGCGAAAGGTTTCTTTCTCCAGTAATGAATCCTTATTTTCCAACACGGACAGTTTTAATAAGTTCTCACTCAGCTTTGCAAGTCGTTCACTTTCTTTTTGAATAATAGTTAAGTAATGATCCCGCTGTTCTTTTGAAAACTCATTTTCCTTTATCGCAACAGCAAATCCCCTGATTGATGTCAAAGGTGATTGTAAGTCATGTGAAACATTGGATATAAATTCTTTTCGCATCGTTTCCAGTTTCATCAGTTCCGTAGTCATTTTGTTAAAGCTTCTGACCAATTCGCCGATTTCATCTTTTTGCTTAATGGAATTAATTTGCTTGAAGTCACCTTTTGCGATTTTGGTTGTCAACGCGGTCAGCTTTTTGATTGGATTGACTAATAGGTAAGCTGCCAGTAAATAAAG is a genomic window of Rossellomorea sp. y25 containing:
- a CDS encoding HAMP domain-containing sensor histidine kinase, translated to MFNTLYVRVVVTFILVVGISLTAAFFITFSYYQERVLNELEEEMIQAGKGIIQLQKTMGQENLESYLAGIPAMTIALYSEDGEVKVFGKHTDEPLAAPSDVRKVLNGGVYRVKSTEKRLLKKVTIGLPFQVEGTRYALFLKPRIMDRIDVIKEALITVLLYVLMIGSLLYLLAAYLLVNPIKKLTALTTKIAKGDFKQINSIKQKDEIGELVRSFNKMTTELMKLETMRKEFISNVSHDLQSPLTSIRGFAVAIKENEFSKEQRDHYLTIIQKESERLAKLSENLLKLSVLENKDSLLEKETFRLDQQIRHVFLSHQPQWLEKKLELDLEKVEKAEITADRLQLEQVWHNLLTNSIKYSNLCGEIKVVVREMQNKIHVVFSDTGMGIPEKDLPSIFDRFYKVDKARVPSGQGSGLGLAIVKKIIDLHEGEISIESEVGAGTSIHIVLPK